A genomic stretch from Halopiger aswanensis includes:
- a CDS encoding replication factor A (Replication protein A protects and stabilize the intermediate ssDNA that is generated by the unwinding action of a DNA helicase at the replication fork. In addition, SSBs prevent the formation of secondary structures by single-stranded template DNA.), translating into MSDVRQHADDIHDQFSDHIDVSVDDIEERLTTLVDEYKVPIDEARRSVTNHYLEEAGLERDDLAGGSSEAAKIEDVDEPEEWIDLTAKVIELWDPRSDSVAQVGLLGDPTGTIKFTKWAKSDLPTLEEGGVYELRNVVTDEYQGRYSVKLNSTTVVEELDEELEVGDDTSEIEGALVDMQSGSGLIKRCPKDDCTRVLQNGRCNEHGEVEGEFDLRIKAVVDDGIDAHEVIFDKDATEELTGLSLEEAKDMAMDALDTTIVADEIADDIVGTYYRIEGPTFGRYVLADEVEELDGPADAEDLLIKARSM; encoded by the coding sequence ATGAGCGACGTACGACAGCACGCAGACGATATTCACGACCAGTTTTCGGACCATATAGACGTCAGCGTCGACGACATCGAGGAGCGGCTGACGACCCTCGTCGACGAGTACAAAGTGCCGATCGACGAGGCCCGACGAAGCGTCACCAACCACTACCTCGAGGAAGCCGGCTTAGAGCGCGACGATCTCGCGGGCGGCTCGAGCGAGGCCGCCAAGATCGAGGACGTCGACGAGCCCGAGGAGTGGATCGACCTCACCGCGAAGGTCATCGAACTGTGGGATCCCCGCAGCGACTCCGTCGCGCAGGTCGGCCTGCTCGGCGACCCGACGGGGACGATCAAGTTCACCAAGTGGGCCAAATCCGACCTGCCGACGCTCGAAGAGGGCGGCGTCTACGAACTCCGCAACGTCGTCACCGACGAGTACCAGGGCCGGTACTCGGTCAAACTCAACAGCACGACCGTCGTGGAGGAACTCGACGAGGAACTCGAGGTCGGCGACGACACGAGCGAGATCGAGGGCGCGCTCGTGGACATGCAAAGCGGCAGCGGCCTGATCAAGCGCTGCCCGAAGGACGACTGTACCCGCGTCCTGCAGAACGGCCGCTGTAACGAACACGGCGAGGTCGAGGGCGAGTTCGACCTCCGGATCAAGGCCGTCGTCGACGACGGTATCGACGCCCACGAGGTCATCTTCGACAAGGACGCCACCGAGGAACTGACCGGGCTGAGCCTCGAGGAGGCCAAGGACATGGCGATGGACGCCTTAGACACGACCATCGTCGCCGACGAGATTGCGGACGACATCGTCGGTACCTACTACCGGATCGAGGGCCCGACGTTCGGCCGCTACGTGCTGGCCGACGAGGTCGAAGAACTCGACGGACCGGCGGATGCAGAGGACCTGCTGATCAAAGCGAGGTCGATGTGA
- a CDS encoding MogA/MoaB family molybdenum cofactor biosynthesis protein, with protein MTTQDHSDRRSTDDHGHDVIDPLYVGIVTVSSSRAQADEDDPDDPGGDMIQECFEDEGHEVQERVLVRDDYSAIRTAVRSLVARRDIDVVLATGGTGVTADDVSPEATASLFERELPGFGELFRSLSWEEVGTRAMASRATAGIAVDTPVFCLPGSRSACQTACEELIVPEAPHLAGLATRHRKDTTDQSLSAYGDE; from the coding sequence ATGACAACACAGGATCACAGCGACAGGCGGAGCACGGACGACCACGGTCACGACGTCATCGATCCCCTCTACGTCGGAATCGTCACGGTCTCGAGTTCGCGCGCGCAGGCGGACGAGGACGATCCCGACGACCCGGGCGGCGACATGATCCAGGAGTGTTTCGAGGACGAGGGCCACGAGGTCCAGGAACGGGTACTCGTCCGCGACGACTACTCGGCGATCCGGACGGCCGTACGCAGCCTCGTCGCGCGCCGGGATATCGACGTCGTGCTTGCGACCGGCGGAACGGGTGTCACCGCCGACGACGTCTCGCCGGAGGCGACCGCGTCGCTGTTCGAGCGCGAGCTGCCCGGCTTCGGCGAACTGTTCCGCTCGCTCTCGTGGGAAGAAGTCGGCACGCGCGCGATGGCCTCGCGCGCGACGGCCGGCATCGCGGTCGATACGCCGGTCTTCTGTCTGCCCGGCAGTCGGAGCGCCTGTCAAACCGCCTGCGAGGAGCTGATCGTCCCCGAGGCACCCCACCTCGCAGGCCTGGCCACGCGCCACCGGAAGGACACCACCGACCAGTCGCTGTCGGCCTACGGTGACGAGTAA
- the cca gene encoding CCA tRNA nucleotidyltransferase: MSDEHADANGGARRNDFERVLTTVRERVDPDAEERERLREVADRLTERAEAAATDLCPDADVLQVGSTARNTWISGDRDIDVFVRFPPELDRETLEQYGLEVGHATLPDGHEEYAEHPYVKGTVEGFDVDVVPCFRLESATEIRSAVDRTPFHTQYLEQRLDDDLAGDVRLAKQFLKGIGAYGSDLRTQGFSGYLTELLVCEYGGFRDLLEAAADWQPQVELDPEDHGERETASPSRNEEGGVADLPFDDPLVVIDPTDPERNVAAVCSAENVARFQHYAREFLAEPAVEFFEPADPEPLTESELQEHLEHRGTTPVAVRFDAPDLVEDQLYPQLQKSLAGITQGLDDRGFDVFRATTFADDTAVVFAELAVAERPSVERHEGPPVHVPGHAEGFYDAYADDPEAYGPFIADDRYVTEREREFTAAADFLESDRLFDVGLGAHIETVLEDEYEVLVGDEITGLLEEFGRELRTYFEPRP, encoded by the coding sequence ATGAGCGACGAGCACGCAGACGCCAACGGAGGTGCGAGACGCAACGACTTCGAGCGCGTCCTCACCACCGTTCGCGAGCGCGTCGACCCCGACGCGGAGGAACGCGAGCGGTTGCGCGAGGTGGCTGACCGACTGACAGAGCGCGCCGAGGCGGCCGCGACCGATCTGTGTCCCGACGCCGACGTGTTGCAGGTCGGCTCGACCGCACGGAACACGTGGATCAGCGGCGACCGCGACATCGACGTCTTCGTCCGCTTCCCGCCGGAACTGGACCGCGAGACGCTCGAACAGTACGGCCTCGAAGTTGGCCACGCGACGCTCCCCGACGGCCACGAGGAGTACGCCGAACACCCCTACGTCAAGGGGACCGTCGAGGGGTTCGACGTCGACGTCGTCCCCTGCTTCCGCCTCGAGTCGGCCACCGAAATCCGGTCGGCCGTCGACCGGACGCCGTTTCACACGCAGTACCTCGAGCAACGGCTGGACGACGACCTCGCGGGTGACGTGCGCCTCGCGAAGCAGTTCCTGAAGGGGATCGGCGCCTACGGCAGCGACCTCCGAACCCAGGGGTTCAGCGGCTACCTCACCGAACTGCTGGTCTGCGAGTACGGCGGCTTCCGCGACCTGCTCGAGGCGGCGGCCGACTGGCAGCCGCAGGTCGAACTCGATCCCGAGGATCACGGCGAGCGCGAGACGGCTTCGCCGTCTCGGAACGAGGAGGGCGGCGTTGCCGACCTCCCATTCGACGACCCGCTCGTCGTCATCGATCCGACCGATCCCGAGCGCAACGTCGCCGCGGTCTGTTCGGCCGAGAACGTCGCCCGGTTCCAGCACTACGCCCGCGAGTTCCTCGCCGAGCCGGCGGTCGAGTTCTTCGAACCCGCAGATCCGGAGCCGCTGACGGAGTCCGAACTCCAAGAACACCTCGAGCACCGCGGAACGACGCCGGTCGCGGTGCGGTTCGACGCCCCGGACCTCGTCGAGGACCAGCTCTACCCGCAACTCCAGAAGTCTCTAGCAGGGATCACACAGGGGTTGGACGACCGCGGCTTCGACGTGTTCCGCGCGACGACGTTCGCCGACGACACCGCCGTCGTGTTCGCCGAACTCGCGGTCGCCGAACGACCGTCGGTCGAGCGCCACGAGGGGCCGCCCGTCCACGTTCCGGGTCACGCGGAGGGCTTCTACGACGCCTACGCCGACGACCCGGAGGCCTACGGCCCGTTCATCGCGGACGACCGATACGTCACCGAGCGCGAGCGCGAGTTCACCGCTGCCGCGGACTTTCTGGAGAGCGACCGACTCTTCGATGTCGGACTCGGCGCTCACATCGAGACGGTCCTCGAGGACGAGTACGAGGTGCTGGTCGGCGACGAAATCACAGGGCTGCTCGAGGAGTTCGGACGCGAACTGCGGACCTACTTCGAACCCCGGCCCTGA
- a CDS encoding histone deacetylase family protein — translation MQFGYSEVCLEHDPGSRHPETPDRLRAIRERLKKKHGVEYVDADPVDIDTIAAVHDREYVESVREFCADGGGDWDPDTSAVPETWEAIRHSSGLACWAVEAALEGATGRRTPFSIGRPPGHHAVVDDAMGFCFVNNAAVAAQHALDHDEYDVDRVAVVDWDVHHGNGTQDIFYEREDVFFVSIHEKGLYPGTGAIDEIGEGDGRGTTMNVPMPAGTGDEAYLAAVEGPIATALEAHDVDLVLVSAGFDAHRHDPISRIRLSTEAYALMTDRLRTIAENCDAALAFVLEGGYGLDVLADSVAMVHETFDGREPLDPDGECSDDAVATLEDVVDAHGLDLEIDC, via the coding sequence ATGCAATTTGGCTACAGCGAGGTCTGTCTCGAACACGATCCCGGGTCGCGCCACCCCGAGACGCCGGATCGGCTGCGGGCGATCAGGGAGCGACTGAAGAAGAAACACGGTGTCGAGTACGTCGACGCCGACCCCGTCGATATCGATACGATCGCCGCCGTCCACGACCGGGAGTACGTCGAATCGGTCCGGGAGTTCTGCGCCGACGGCGGCGGGGACTGGGATCCCGACACCTCCGCCGTCCCGGAAACCTGGGAAGCCATCCGCCACAGCAGCGGGCTCGCGTGTTGGGCCGTCGAGGCCGCCCTCGAGGGGGCGACGGGCCGACGGACGCCATTCTCGATCGGCCGACCGCCGGGACACCACGCGGTCGTCGACGACGCGATGGGCTTTTGCTTCGTTAACAACGCCGCCGTCGCGGCCCAGCACGCGCTCGATCACGACGAGTACGACGTCGACCGCGTCGCCGTCGTCGACTGGGACGTCCACCACGGCAACGGAACCCAGGACATCTTCTACGAGCGCGAGGACGTCTTCTTCGTCTCGATCCACGAGAAGGGGCTCTACCCCGGGACCGGCGCGATCGACGAGATCGGCGAGGGCGACGGTCGCGGGACGACGATGAACGTTCCGATGCCGGCCGGCACCGGCGACGAGGCCTACCTCGCCGCCGTCGAGGGGCCGATCGCGACCGCCCTCGAGGCCCACGACGTCGATCTGGTGCTCGTCAGCGCCGGGTTCGACGCGCACCGTCACGATCCGATCTCGCGCATTCGGCTCTCGACGGAGGCGTACGCCCTCATGACCGATCGACTGCGAACCATCGCGGAGAACTGCGACGCCGCGCTCGCGTTCGTCCTCGAGGGGGGCTACGGACTGGACGTCCTCGCCGACAGCGTCGCGATGGTCCACGAGACCTTCGACGGGCGGGAGCCGCTCGATCCCGATGGCGAGTGCAGCGACGACGCCGTCGCGACGCTCGAGGACGTCGTCGACGCGCACGGACTGGATCTCGAGATCGACTGCTGA
- a CDS encoding histone family protein gives MNVELPFAPVDTIIRRNAGDLRVSADASKELATRIQEHGSELAIDAAERATQDGRKTLMAEDFGVETVVDKDDLELPVAPVDRIARLEIDDRYRVSMDARVALADILEAYADNVAESAAILARHADRRTITEDDIETYFSLFE, from the coding sequence ATGAACGTCGAACTCCCGTTCGCCCCGGTTGATACGATCATCCGGCGGAACGCGGGTGATCTTCGGGTGAGTGCTGACGCGTCGAAGGAACTCGCAACGCGGATTCAGGAACACGGGAGCGAACTCGCGATCGACGCCGCCGAACGGGCGACCCAAGACGGGCGCAAGACGCTGATGGCCGAGGATTTCGGCGTCGAGACGGTCGTCGACAAGGACGACCTCGAACTTCCGGTCGCCCCGGTCGACCGGATTGCCCGACTGGAGATCGACGATCGCTATCGCGTCTCGATGGACGCTCGTGTCGCCCTCGCCGACATTCTCGAGGCGTACGCCGACAACGTCGCCGAGTCGGCGGCGATCCTCGCGCGCCACGCCGATCGACGAACCATCACCGAAGACGACATCGAGACGTACTTCTCGCTGTTCGAGTGA
- a CDS encoding single-stranded DNA binding protein: MSDIEGVYEDLEADVSLEEFREAVEAKVEQMGGLADEETAAMLVAHEVGESEVGGIADIEPGMEEAKFVAKVLSIGEVRTFERDGEDEDGRVVNVEVADETGSVRAAFWDEHAEAAIEELEEGQVLRIKGRPKEGFSGVEVSVDDVEPDPDTEVDVQVSDTHTVEDLSLGLSNVNLVGVVLDTDSVRTFDRDDGSEGKVSNLAVGDETGRVRVTLWDEQADLATELEPGTTVEVVDGYVKERDGNLELHVGNRGTVEEVDEDVEYVPESTPIEEVEIGQTVDLAGVVRSADPKRTFDRDDGSEGQVRNIRVQDATGDIRVALWGEKADIDIGPGDELALGDVEIQDGWQDDLEASAGWQSTITVLESDSDAAEAGGDGGGTDDANAGLSAFAGDDSGSDDAGADTDTPSDSSASDDAAAATDADTDDDPADGEEIEFTGVVVQAGDPVVLDDGETTMSVATDTDVGLGEEVTARGVVRDGRLEASDVF; this comes from the coding sequence ATGAGCGACATCGAGGGCGTATACGAGGACCTCGAGGCCGACGTCTCTCTCGAGGAGTTTCGCGAGGCCGTCGAGGCGAAAGTCGAGCAGATGGGGGGACTCGCGGACGAGGAGACGGCGGCGATGCTCGTCGCTCACGAGGTCGGCGAGAGCGAGGTCGGCGGGATCGCCGACATCGAACCCGGGATGGAGGAGGCGAAGTTCGTCGCGAAGGTGCTCTCGATCGGCGAGGTACGCACCTTCGAGCGCGACGGCGAGGACGAGGACGGCCGCGTCGTCAACGTCGAAGTCGCCGACGAGACCGGCTCCGTCCGCGCGGCCTTCTGGGACGAGCACGCCGAGGCGGCGATCGAGGAACTCGAGGAGGGACAGGTGCTGCGGATCAAGGGCCGTCCGAAGGAGGGCTTCTCGGGCGTCGAGGTCAGCGTCGACGACGTGGAACCGGATCCGGATACCGAGGTCGATGTCCAGGTCTCGGACACCCACACCGTCGAGGACCTCTCGCTCGGCCTCTCGAACGTCAACCTCGTCGGCGTCGTGCTCGACACCGACAGCGTGCGGACGTTCGACCGCGACGACGGCTCCGAGGGGAAGGTTTCGAACCTCGCAGTCGGCGACGAAACCGGCCGCGTGCGCGTGACGCTGTGGGACGAGCAGGCCGATCTCGCGACCGAACTCGAGCCCGGCACGACCGTCGAGGTGGTCGACGGCTACGTCAAGGAACGCGACGGCAACCTCGAGCTTCACGTCGGCAACCGCGGCACCGTCGAGGAAGTCGACGAGGACGTCGAGTACGTCCCCGAGAGTACGCCGATCGAAGAGGTCGAAATCGGCCAGACGGTCGACCTCGCGGGCGTCGTCCGCTCTGCCGACCCCAAGCGGACCTTCGACCGCGACGACGGCTCCGAGGGCCAGGTGCGTAACATCCGCGTGCAGGACGCGACCGGCGACATCCGCGTCGCCCTGTGGGGCGAGAAAGCCGACATCGACATCGGGCCCGGCGACGAACTCGCGCTCGGCGACGTCGAGATTCAGGACGGCTGGCAGGACGACCTCGAGGCCTCCGCGGGCTGGCAGTCGACGATCACCGTCCTCGAGTCCGATTCGGACGCCGCCGAGGCGGGCGGTGACGGCGGTGGGACCGACGACGCCAACGCAGGGCTGTCGGCGTTCGCCGGCGACGATTCCGGTTCCGATGATGCCGGTGCCGATACCGACACCCCATCCGACTCGAGTGCGAGCGACGACGCCGCAGCGGCCACCGACGCTGATACTGACGACGACCCCGCCGACGGCGAGGAAATCGAGTTCACCGGCGTCGTCGTCCAGGCCGGCGACCCGGTCGTCTTAGACGACGGCGAGACGACCATGAGCGTCGCCACCGACACCGATGTCGGGCTCGGCGAGGAGGTAACCGCCCGCGGGGTCGTCCGCGACGGCCGCCTCGAGGCGAGCGACGTCTTCTGA
- a CDS encoding DUF7344 domain-containing protein: MSPDDHLFRALSHPYRRHAIAALASTNSMTLRDVSNTVVSRTYAAPLTDVPSDAVTDVYLSLVHVHVPMLEDAGLIEYDPHRERIEALDLEDATRLLSVVADGRSPVGSTQ; the protein is encoded by the coding sequence GTGTCACCGGACGATCACCTCTTTCGCGCGCTGAGCCACCCGTATCGTCGCCACGCGATCGCCGCGCTCGCGAGCACGAACTCGATGACGCTTCGAGACGTTTCCAACACCGTCGTCAGCCGAACGTACGCGGCGCCGCTCACCGACGTTCCGTCCGACGCCGTCACGGACGTCTACCTCTCGCTCGTCCACGTCCACGTCCCGATGCTCGAGGACGCGGGCCTGATCGAGTACGACCCGCACCGAGAGCGAATCGAAGCCCTCGATCTCGAGGACGCCACGCGACTGCTTTCGGTGGTGGCCGACGGTCGGTCGCCGGTCGGTTCTACCCAGTAA
- a CDS encoding helix-turn-helix domain-containing protein yields MSLFGEFHVPADAFALAETLATAPELIIETERVAATEEVLTPYFWVSGEDGVAFEDAAADDPSIRHLRHIDDVDRASLYRAEWTENVESIVYAYTTVGATILEASAQGDEWELSIRFNNRDRLDQFREYCDEHDIPFTLTQLYERAHPRAGGQYGLTTKQHEALVTAWEMGYYRSTDVSLTDVADSLGISQQSLSRRLQRGYENLIQHALAVTPPSEDPKLEE; encoded by the coding sequence ATGAGTCTCTTCGGCGAATTCCACGTTCCCGCCGACGCGTTCGCGCTCGCCGAGACGCTCGCGACCGCGCCCGAACTCATCATCGAGACTGAGCGGGTCGCCGCGACCGAGGAAGTGCTCACCCCGTACTTCTGGGTGTCGGGCGAAGACGGCGTCGCGTTCGAGGACGCCGCTGCGGACGATCCCTCGATCCGACACCTCCGTCACATCGACGACGTCGACCGGGCGTCGCTGTACCGCGCCGAGTGGACCGAGAACGTCGAGTCCATCGTCTACGCGTACACGACCGTCGGGGCGACGATCCTCGAGGCCTCGGCGCAGGGCGACGAGTGGGAACTCAGTATCCGCTTTAACAACCGCGATCGACTCGACCAGTTCCGCGAGTACTGCGACGAGCACGACATTCCGTTCACGCTCACCCAACTGTACGAACGCGCCCACCCCCGCGCGGGCGGCCAGTACGGGCTGACGACGAAACAGCACGAGGCGCTGGTCACCGCCTGGGAGATGGGGTACTACCGCTCGACGGACGTTTCGCTGACCGACGTCGCCGACTCGCTGGGCATCAGCCAACAGTCGCTCTCGCGGCGGCTCCAGCGCGGCTACGAGAACCTGATTCAGCACGCCTTAGCCGTGACGCCGCCGAGTGAGGACCCGAAACTCGAGGAGTAA
- a CDS encoding HalOD1 output domain-containing protein, giving the protein MPTQYTVADDESLTVQLVQAIADAADVDPVDLSPPLYDVVDPEALEALFAPTDGGTTRRGRIEFSYAAYRVTVSVAGGSEHQITIAVSEADDETTQPRSRERAPDRIHGRQSSTLESPRQSDGV; this is encoded by the coding sequence GTGCCTACCCAGTATACCGTCGCTGACGACGAGTCACTCACCGTCCAGCTCGTTCAAGCAATCGCAGACGCGGCGGATGTCGATCCAGTCGATCTCTCGCCGCCGCTGTACGACGTCGTCGACCCCGAGGCGCTCGAGGCGCTCTTCGCACCGACAGACGGCGGGACGACACGGCGCGGGCGGATCGAGTTCTCGTATGCCGCGTATCGCGTCACCGTCAGCGTAGCCGGTGGTTCCGAACACCAGATCACCATCGCGGTCTCCGAGGCCGACGACGAAACGACGCAGCCTCGATCACGAGAGCGGGCACCGGACCGGATTCACGGACGACAGTCCTCGACGCTCGAATCTCCGCGGCAATCGGACGGGGTGTAA
- a CDS encoding HalOD1 output domain-containing protein, with protein sequence MGSKLRDSFRGDADGESLLRRDCDDTEPITVAVIDAVSTMAGVDPTALPPLYETINPDALDGLFDAGSSDAESVRVAFSYADHEVVVQGGPPVTVTVTPDGT encoded by the coding sequence ATGGGATCGAAACTTCGTGACTCTTTCCGAGGCGATGCTGACGGAGAATCGCTACTGCGGCGGGACTGCGACGACACCGAACCGATTACGGTCGCCGTTATTGATGCCGTCTCGACGATGGCGGGCGTGGACCCGACCGCCCTGCCGCCGCTGTACGAAACGATCAATCCGGACGCGCTGGACGGGTTGTTCGATGCGGGATCCTCGGACGCAGAATCGGTCCGCGTCGCCTTTTCCTACGCCGACCACGAGGTCGTCGTTCAGGGCGGGCCGCCCGTGACCGTGACGGTGACGCCCGACGGGACGTAG
- a CDS encoding DUF7344 domain-containing protein, giving the protein MNTAEAFTLLADTDRRRVVAALLETETETTTIDALSERLADARRQDDTVAESDTDRFERTKIGLLHDHLPRLADHGVLEYDARNGDVVLEDATDLEPYLDIDETTVSIAPQNE; this is encoded by the coding sequence ATGAACACTGCCGAGGCGTTTACGCTCCTCGCCGATACCGACCGCAGACGCGTGGTGGCTGCCCTCCTCGAGACCGAGACCGAGACGACGACGATCGACGCCCTCTCCGAGCGACTCGCGGACGCTCGCCGACAGGACGACACGGTCGCCGAGTCGGATACCGACCGGTTCGAGCGCACGAAAATCGGGCTGCTTCACGATCACCTTCCGCGACTCGCCGATCACGGCGTTCTCGAGTACGACGCGCGCAACGGCGACGTCGTCCTCGAGGATGCGACCGATCTCGAGCCCTATCTCGATATCGACGAGACGACCGTTTCGATCGCACCGCAAAACGAGTAA
- a CDS encoding TIGR00296 family protein: MSQRQGVDLSYEDGARAVELAREAVESYVQHGQREQPGSMREAFYERTGAFVRLESTRGRGSLRGCAGGYRSGDQLGHVIVDAAIEAASEDSCGSEVSPSELPNLTVSVCTVKNVVLTDDPLADLEIGTHGVAIDGGEGGWLYPTVPVENGWSAREYLDRTCRKAKLAPGAWQDDDVVVTLFEGQVFRERDADGSIEEV; this comes from the coding sequence ATGTCCCAGCGACAGGGCGTCGACCTCTCCTACGAGGACGGCGCGCGCGCCGTCGAACTCGCGCGCGAAGCCGTCGAATCCTACGTACAACACGGGCAACGAGAACAACCGGGCAGCATGCGGGAAGCCTTCTACGAGCGGACGGGTGCGTTCGTCCGCCTCGAGTCGACGCGCGGCCGGGGGAGCCTGCGCGGCTGTGCCGGCGGCTACCGATCGGGCGACCAGCTCGGCCACGTCATCGTCGACGCGGCGATCGAAGCCGCCAGCGAGGACTCCTGTGGCTCCGAGGTCAGCCCCTCGGAACTGCCGAACCTGACCGTCTCGGTCTGTACCGTCAAGAACGTCGTTCTCACCGACGATCCGCTGGCCGACCTCGAGATCGGCACCCACGGCGTCGCTATCGACGGCGGCGAGGGCGGGTGGCTCTACCCGACCGTGCCGGTCGAGAACGGCTGGAGCGCACGCGAGTACCTCGATCGGACCTGTCGGAAGGCCAAGCTCGCGCCGGGCGCCTGGCAGGACGACGACGTGGTCGTGACGCTGTTCGAAGGGCAGGTCTTCCGCGAGCGAGACGCCGACGGCAGCATCGAAGAGGTCTAA
- a CDS encoding chlorite dismutase family protein yields the protein MGTPSRDSDPLEAAGAYGLFAAFELDRSRTVDASAVSADDVEAVLKDRNGTEPVLADTYLTQGLTPDVDYLVRLHARDLATAQEVLREFRTTPIGRCSELVDAFVGAIRDPVYLPQAPDLDAIETAISFEGAEPPEYAIVIPVRKTAEWWMLPPDDRLARMREHIEVSLPYLDRIRRQLYHASGLSEYEFVTYFETNDLEAFVDLYRDLESIPEYRYVDEGPVVIGRPESPSTVVEKLTPLLAPP from the coding sequence ATGGGGACACCGAGCCGCGATTCGGACCCGCTCGAAGCGGCGGGCGCGTACGGACTGTTCGCCGCGTTCGAACTCGATCGCTCCCGAACTGTCGACGCTAGTGCGGTCTCCGCCGACGACGTCGAGGCCGTTCTCAAGGATCGGAACGGGACGGAACCGGTCCTCGCGGATACCTATCTCACGCAGGGTCTCACGCCGGACGTGGATTACCTCGTTCGCCTCCACGCGCGCGATCTGGCGACCGCACAGGAAGTACTGCGCGAGTTTCGGACGACGCCAATCGGGCGCTGCTCGGAACTAGTCGACGCGTTCGTCGGGGCGATCCGCGATCCCGTCTACCTCCCGCAGGCACCCGATCTCGACGCGATAGAGACCGCCATCAGCTTCGAGGGGGCAGAGCCTCCGGAGTACGCGATCGTCATCCCCGTGCGGAAGACCGCCGAGTGGTGGATGCTCCCGCCCGACGACCGCCTCGCGAGGATGCGCGAGCACATCGAAGTGTCGCTTCCGTACCTCGATCGAATCCGTCGCCAGCTCTACCACGCCAGCGGTCTCTCGGAGTACGAGTTCGTCACCTACTTCGAAACGAACGACCTCGAGGCGTTTGTCGACCTGTACCGCGATCTCGAATCGATTCCGGAGTACCGCTACGTCGACGAGGGGCCCGTGGTTATCGGCCGGCCGGAATCGCCGTCCACGGTCGTCGAGAAACTGACGCCGTTACTCGCGCCGCCGTGA